CCAGTTCGGCGGCGGCGGCACGGGCGGTCGCGAGGCTGACGGCCAGGATGGCGTTGCCGCCCATGCTGCCCTTGTTGGGGGTGCCGTCGACGGCCATCATGGCCGCGTCGATGGCGGCCTGCTCGGTGGCGTCCATGCCGACCACGGCCGGCCCGAGGGCCTCGTTGACGTTCTGAACGGCCTTCAGCACGCCCTTGCCGAGGTAACGGCTGCCGCCGTCACGCAGTTCGAGGGCCTCGTGGGTGCCGGTGCTGGCGCCCGAGGGGACGATCGCGCGGCCGGAAAAACCGCTGTCGAGGTGAACTTCGGCTTCCACGGTGGGGTTCCCGCGCGAGTCCAGCACTTCACGGGCCATCACTTTCTCAATCTTCATCGCTCATTCCTCCGAGGTTGGGGTTGCCTCCCGCCGCCGGGCTGCCGTGTGGCGGGACCACCGGTCGAGTAGGTGTACTTCAGACACTATAAGCGGCTCAGGTCATGGAACGGTACACCCGGTCTAAGTCGAAGCGGCCACCCGAGGCTCCTCGCCCGGCGAACCTGTCATCTGGGATCGAAGCGGCCCACATGACAGGTCCGTGCGGGCCACCACAGGCCCCTCAGACGCGCAGCGTGACCATGACCGCCATGTACCCGCCCCCGCCCGCCGCGCGGAAGATGGCGGGGCTCGTGGAGCCGCTGAACAGCAGCTCGGCTTCCCCCTCGATGGGACCCAGCGCGTCGAGGACATGCCGGGCGTTGAACGCGAGGCTCATGGCGGGCTCGGTGCCGCCCTGCACCACGTCCAGGGTGTCCTGCGCGCGGCCGTAATCGCCCTCGGCCGCCAGACGCAGCTTGCCCTCGGACACCAGGAATTCCACGCGGTTGTTGGCATTCTTGTCGGCCAGCACGGCCACGCGGTTCACGGCCTCCTTCAGGGCGGTGGCGGGCAGCGTGACCTGCAACTTGATGTCCTTGGGAATCACGCGCTCGTAATCCGGGAAGTCGCCGTCGAGCAGTTTCAGGTTCATGTGCACGCGGTCGGTCGTGACGCTCAGCAGGCCGTCGCCGTACGTGAAGCGGGCCTCGCCGTCCTTGAGCACGCGGATCAGTTCGTCGACGCTTCGGGCCGGGATGATCAGGTTGCGGCCGTCTCCACTGGCCGGGAAATCCCGGATGGCGACGCGGTAGCCGTCGGAGGCGACCACGCGCGCGCCCTCAGGCCGGTGCTCGAGCTTGATACCCCGGAACACGGCCTGGAAAGCCTCGTTGCTGGCGGCGTAGCGCACGCTGGAAAAGGCGCGGGCCAGTTCCGTGGCGTCCAGGCTCACGTCGGCCTGCGAGGGGAAGCTCAGGGGCGGGTAGGCGTCCAGGTCGCCGGTCTGCAGCTTGAAGTCCGAGCCGCCGGCCCGCACGGCCAGTTCCGCGCCACTGAGTTCCAGTTCGACCAGTTCGCCGCCCAGGTTGCGGACGATCTGCGCGAACAGGTGGGCGGGAACCACGAAGTTCTGCGGGTTCCGGACCTCGGCCGGCACGAAGCACGACAGGTCGATTTCGAGGTTGGTGCCGCTGAGGGTCAGTCCCGCCTCGGTCGCCTCGACTTTCAGGGCCGTGAGCAGGGGGTTGCTGCTGCGACTGGGAACCACGCGTTCGAGAAGACCGAGCCCCTCACTGAGAATTTTTTTGGTGACGTGTACGTTCATGGCATGCCTCTCTGTCTGGGTCCTATCTTTTATCTGTTCTTATATTAAAAAAAGATAGTAGTAGTAGTAATAGGGCCTGTGGAAACTGTGGAAAAGTGGTCTAGGGCTGCGCCCAGAGCGGGTCTGTCCTGTGGACAAAATTGTGGATAAGTGGCACTTTCCTGTGGATAACCTGTGGACAAAAAGGGCAGTTATCCACAGGGGTCCAGGGGGACCGGGTTATCCACAATTTTATCCACAGAAAAAACGGGGTTATCCACAGGTTATCCACAGGGTTATCCACAGCTTGTGAAACTGCGCACACGGTTTTGGAACGGAATTTGGAACTTATTCTGCCGTCAGGAAAAAACGACCCCAGCATTATGCCTCATTCTCGTCATCGGCCAGACCCTGCATCCGGCGCCGCAGCGTCTCGACCGCCGCCGTGATCTCGGGATCGCGGCCCACCTGCTCCGTCACCTTGCTGATGGCGTGCATGACGGTCGAGTGATCCCGCCCGAAGAACTGCCCGATCTCCGGCAGCGAATGATCTGTGAGCTCGCGGATCAGGTACTGCGCCACCTGACGCGGCAGCACCACCTCACGCACCCGCCCCGACCCACGGATCACGTCCGGCGGCATGTTGTAATGCGCCGCCACCTGCTTGAGAACGTCCATCATCTCGACCTTGACTTCCTGCGGCGTGAACACGTTGCTCAGCGCCTTGGCCGCCACCGCCCGGCTGAAGGGCACGTTGTTCAGGCTGGAAAACGCCACCACCCGCATCAGCGCGCCTTCCAGTTCACGGATGTTGCTCGTGACCTGCCGCGCGATCAGTTCCAGGACCTCCTGAGGAATGTCGATGCGGTTATGCTCGGCATTCATCTTCAGGATCGCCACGCGCGTTTCGTATTCCGGCGACTGGATGTCCGTGATCAGGCCCCACTCGAAGCGGCTGCGCAGCCGCCCCTCCAGCGTCTGGATGTCCTTCGGCGGCCGGTCGGAACTCAGGATGATCTGCTTGTGGTTCTCGTACAGCGCGTTGAAGGTGTGAAAAAACTCCTCCTGCGTGCGCTCCTTGCCAGCCAGGAACTGAATATCGTCGACCAGCAGCAGGTCCACACTGCGGTAGCGGTTGCGGAACTGCGTCATGCGGTCCTCGCGGATCGCGTTGATCAAGTCGTTCGTGAACGACTCGGTCGAGACGTACTCGATGCGCTTACCCGGAAAGCGCTCGGTCATGTAATGCCCGACCGCGTGCATCAGGTGGGTCTTGCCCAGCCCGACGTCCCCGTAGATGAACAGCGGGTTGTACGCCTTGCCGGGCGACTCCGCGACGGCCAGCGCCGCCGCGTGCGCGAGGTTGTTGTTCGGCCCCACCACGAAGTTCTCGAAGGTGTACTTGGGGTTCAGGACCTTGCGGTTCTCGACGGGCGAGGGGGCCGGGGCAGCGCGCCCGGCCGGGGCCGGTGGGGGCGGCGGCGGGTCGCTGGGCAGCAGCAGTGCGTCCTGCGCGGCGGGCAGCACCTGGAAACTCACCTGCGGATTCTGCGCGCCCAGACTGCGCAGCGCGTCCTCCAGCAACTCCAGGTAATGCTTGCGGAACCACTCCTGCGCGAACGAGTTGCGGACGCCCAGCACCAGCGAGCCTTCCTGCACGCCGAGGTTCTTCACGGGGGCGAACCAGGTGTGGTATTCCACCTCTGAAATGTTCTTGCGGACGTACCCAAGCACGTCCGCCCAGATTTCCTGCGAGATAAGGCGCACCTCCCTTAAGGCACTCTTGAAGCGGGGGTCAGCATACCATCCGCCCCGGCTTCTCTCAGGGGTCCTGTGGAGAGAAGCCGGGGCGCCGGCTATTCTACCCGGCTCTACCTGGCCTGCTCTTCTCTCCACGCGGCCAGGGCCTGTGCCTCGCGCTCGGGCGTCAGGGCGTAGGTCAGGTCCGCCCCGGCACTCCAGGCACGGGTGTCGCGGGCTGTGACGGCCGGGTCACGCAGGGTCAGGCCCGCTGTCAGGGCCCGGTCGGCGCTCACGTCCATCAGGCCTGCCTGCTCGCCACTCTCCGGAATGAACAGCGGCAACTCCCGGAAGCCCAGGCCCAGGCGTTCCAGCGCGTCCGCCGGGACCCACACCGGGTGCCGGATGCCCAGCACGCCCGCGAAGGCCGCCCAGCTCAGGCGCGGCCCGGCCACGTTGAACACGCCAGTCACGCTCTGCGCAACCACGCGCACCGTGAACGCGGCGAGGTCACGCGCGTCGATCACCTGCACGTGATCCTCGCCGTCGCCGGGCAGCAGGGTCTCCCCTCCCCCACCGGCAGCCCGGTCTGGCCAGTACGGGTAGCGGGCCGTGTGATCGAACGGCCCCGCCACGATCTGCGGCCGCAGGATGGTGGCGCGGTCCCCGAACACCTCCTGCACGATCTGCTCGCACGCGACCTTCAGCGGGCCGTAACTCGCGCCCGTCACCTCGGTCTGTTCTGCCGGCGCCGGAGGCAGCAGCGGATCGTCCTCCCGCACCGGGTGCCGCCCCGGCTCGGCGTACACGCTGACCGTGCTGACGAACACGTAACGGCCCACCCGGTCCCGCAGCTCCACCGCACTCGCCCGCACGGCCGCTGGCGTGTACCCGCTGACATCCACGCAGGCGTCCCAGCGGCGCTCTGCCAGGGCGTCCAGGCCACCGGCCTCGCCCCGGTCGCCGCGCAGCCGCTCAACGTTCTCTGGCAACTCGTCCGGGGACTGCCCGCGCGTCAGGATGCTCACGCGGTGCCCGCCCGCCAGGAACGCCAGAACGATGTGCCGGCCCACGAACTGCGTGCCGCCCAGAATCAGGATGTCCATGCGCCTATCCTGTCACCCATGAAGGTGAGGTTCACACCGGGCCGCGTCCGCGCCCGCATCGACGATCTGGAACTCGCGGCCCTGACGCGCGGCGAGTCCCTCGAAACCCGCGTCGAATGGCCCGGCGGAGGCTGGACCCTGACCCTCGATCCGCACGGCGACACCCTGAACGGAGAAGCCGGCCACCTGAGCGTGGGCCTGCGTGCCCGGCTCCCTGACCTGCTGGACCCCGCGCAGGAAGGCGTGACCCTGAACGGCCCGCCGCGCGTGACGGTGGAGAAGGACTTCGGCCCGCAGCACGGCTGAGATGAACTCCGATTGAATGGTTTGCAAAAACCGTTCAATCCGAGCGGACTCGTAGAGCTGCGCAGCAGAGCGAGCAGGAGGGAGGCGGGTTCCGGGCGTGAAGTGGGCGACTCGGTGTTCTTCCGGGTTGCCAACGAAACAGACGGAACTCGCCTGATCAGGTCAGCGTCGGCTCCAGCGCCCCCCGACTTCCTCGACCAGTCCGGCGAGTTGCAGCATGACCAGCGCGGTCTGCACGTCTGTCAGCGGCAGGCGCGCGCGGGCCTGAAGGTCGTCCAGGGTGGCGGGCGCATTGATGGCGGCCAGTACCTGCGCCTGCTCGGGCGGGAGGTTCAGGGCCGGTTGCTGCGGCACGCTGCCCCACCCGAATTCGGTCAGGATGTCGGCGGCCGATTCGGTCAGGACCGCGCCGTCGCGGATCAGGGCGTGCGGCCCGGCGGCGCGCGGGTCCCCGGCGCGGCCCGGCACGGCGAACACGGTGCGCCCGCACTCCAGCGCGTGCGTGGCGGTGATCAGCGACCCGCTCTTGCGTTCACCCTCGACGACCAGCGTCCCGGCACTCAGGGCGGCGATCAGTCGGTTACGGGTCGGGAAGTGATGCTGCGCGGGACCGGTGCCCAGCGGGTACTCGCTGATCAGCGTGAGCCGTTCGGCCAGCCGCTCGTTCTCGCGGGGGTAGATGACGTTCACGGCGCTCCCCAGCACGCCCACACTCACACCCCCCGCCTCGACCGCCGCGCCGTGCGCCGCCGTGTCCACGCCACGCGCCAGTCCGCTGACCACGACCACGCCCGCGCGGGCGAGGTCTGCCGCGACCGTGCGGGTCAGCGAGACCGCGTGAGGACTGGCGGCGCGCGTACCCACGATCCCGATGGCGCGCGGCACGACCGGCAGGTCCGGCAGGTCGCCCAGCACCCACAGGACCGCCGGGGCGTCCTCCAGGGCGTCCAGTGCGGGCGGGTAACCGTCCAGGCCGCGCCCCAGCAGGGTCACGCCCAGCCGCGCGGCCTCGGTCAGTTCCGCCTGCGCCTGCTCGGCGGCTTTTGGGGTGCCGATGGCGGCCAGACTGCGGGTATCCAGGCCCGGCACGCCGCGCAGTTCGCTGCGGGGAGCGCGCAGCGCCGCGTGCGCTGACCCGAAGTGCACGCGCAGGCTCTCGGTGCGGCGCGGCCCCAGCCCCGGCGTGAAGCGCAGGGTCAGCAGCGCCAGCAGTTCCTCCGGCGCGGAGGGAGCGTGCAGGTCGGCGAACAGGGGGCGGCTGGTCACCCGGTCAGCATACGGTCCGGGCCAGGCTGCGCGGGGTCGGAATGCGCTCCGCCCGGCGGGGGTGCCGGGCCGCACCTGCCCTGACTTCAGGAGCGGGCGGGCAGGGGCGGTTCGTTCAGCAGGTCGGTCTCTTCCACCTCGTCGGGTTCGTCGCTGTCGTCGCCCAGGGCCGCGCCGGGAATCGCCAGCGTGAACAGCGCGCCCCCCTCCGGGTGGTTCTCGCCGGTCAGGGTGCCCCCGTGCATCAGCGCGATCTGTCGCGACACGCTCAGGCCCAGGCCGCTGCTGCCCGCCCCGCTCACGAACGGCTGGAAGATCTGCTCTCCCAGTTCCGGCGGCAGGCCCGGCCCGCTGTCCCGCACCGTGAAGGTCAGCCACTCGGGCGTCTCGGTCAGGTTCAGGGTGACGGTGCCGTCCATTCCGGCGGCGCGGCGGGCGTTCGCCAGCAGGTTGCGCAGCGCCTGTGTCAGCCGGTCCGGGTCGCACAGGATGCCGCCCTCCCAGTCGCCCGTGAAGGTCGTGCCGGGCACCAGCCGGTCCACGCGGCCGCGCAGCGTCCGGGCCGGGATGTAATGCCACGCGAGTTTCATCTCCAGTTCCCCGCGCGCCAGCTGCATCAGGTCCTGCGTGGTGAAGGTCAGCTCATCGGCGACCAGCGAGGCCCGCTGCACTTCCGGGTCGTTCGTGCGTTCCTCGGCGCGTTGCAGGCTGGCCTTCAGGACCGTCAGCGGCGCGCCCAGTTCATGCACGATCTGCCCCAGCAGTTGCTTCTCGCGCACCTGTCCGTCCTCGATGCGGACCAGCAGGCGGTTGATGGCGGTCAGCAGGCGGTGAACCTCGTCCTCCTGCGCCGGCAGCGGCAGCGTGGCGAGACTGCGGGTCGGGTCGATGCGGTCCGCGAGGTTCGCGGCGTGTTCCAGACCGCTCAGGGCGCGGCGGCCCACCCACCAGCCGGTCAGCAGCAGCAGCAGCGGGACCACGATCAGCGCCAGCAGCAGCGCGCTCAGGGCACTCTGCCGCGCGGCGATCAGGTCCACCTCGGGCAGGCCCACCCAGATCGTCCCGAAATCCCCCACCGGGCGCTGCACGGCGCGGACACTGGTGTCCTGCACGGTCACCTGCCCCTGGGTGCCGAAGGGGAACGGCGCGTCGTTGAATTCCCGCAGGATCGGACTGGTCGCGTACACCACGCCCTGCGTGTCGATCAGCATGGTGTACGCACTGGCGCTGCCCGCCGTGCGGCCCAGGCCCTGCTGCGCCCCGGTGAACGCCTCGGCCAGCGTGTCGGCGCGTTCGTTCAGGCGGTCCGTGAACTGCTGATCCATGCGCGACAGCAGCAGCGTCACCACGCCCAGACTGGTCAGCAGGATCAGGACCAGGGCCAGCAGGCTGTACGTCAGGGCCAGCCGGAAGCGCAGCGAGTGCCGCCACGCCACCCGCGCCGACACCAGCCCCCCGCCGGGAACCAGCAGCGCGGCCCGCCGCGACCCGTCCGGGGGTGTCACGGGCCGCGCGGCCGGGGTCATCAGGCCTGCAGCACGTACCCGACGTTGCGGATCGTGCGGATTCTCAGGTCACTGCCCGCGTGCTCCAGTTTCTTGCGCAGCTGCGAGATGCGCACCTCGACCGAGTTGCTGTTCGGCGTCTCCCAGCCGTACAGGTGAGACTCGATGTCCGCGCGTGAGAACACCCGCTCGGGCGTGCGCATCATCAGTTCCAGGATGCGCGCCTCGTGCTCGGTCAGGTTGGTGTGCTTGTCGTCCACGGTCAGCAGCAGACTGCTGGTGGACAGGCTGGTGTTGCCCAGGTTCACGCCCGACCCGGCCGCCGTGCGCCGCAGCAGCGCCGTGATGCGCGCGTCGAGCTCCGGCATGGCGAACGGCTTGGTCAGGTAGTCGTCCGCGCCGGCGTTCAGGCCCGCCACGCGCTCCTGCACGCCGCTGCGCGCCGAGAGCACCAGTACCGGCGTGCTGGAGTACTGCCGCAGCGCCTGCACGAGGTCCAGGCCGTCACCGTCCGGCAGGTTCAGGTCCAGCAGGATCAGCTGGGCGGTGTGCGTTCCCAGCCACGCCTGCGCGTCTTTGAGGGTGCCAGCGTGATGCACCTGATACTCACCGGACAGGTACTCCTTGAGCAGCGGCCCGAGGTGCGGATCGTCTTCGACAACAAGAATCTGGGCCAGCATGACTTTCTCCTTGTGGGGCGGTCAGGGGACCGCGGGGAAACGTGGAAAGGGGCGTGGCCCGATCCTAGCGCGCCGCCTGCGTCTCTGGACTTGAGACTGTCTGACGAATCCCGCTCCGATGCACCTTGCTGCGGGCCGCAGCGGGGCGGGTTACTTCTTGTTCGCGGGCGTGGCTTTCAGGCCGGGCAGGGTCACGGGGCTACCGGGCGCCTGCAGGCTCACCGTGAGCTTGAAGGCCGTCAGGAAGCGTGTGATCGTCTGCGGGCCGCTGTCGGCCTGCAGGTCCAGCTGGCCGCCACGCAACACGCCGCTGTAGCGGCTTTTCAGGCCCGGAAAGGTGTTCCTGGCGCGTTCCTCGTCGCTGGGCGCGAACAGCACCACGACCGGCCCGTTGTAATCCCCGACCAGCCGCACCTTCAGTTGCCCGCCGCTGCTCTCGCCGTCGCCCAGTTTGGTCTGCAGTTCACTGTCCCACACGCTGATTTTCAGGGCGTGGGCGGGCGTGGACAGCAGCAGGGCGGACAGCAGCAGGGCAGGGAACTTGGGCATGATGGTCGGGGGGTCTCCAGTGTCGGGGCAGGCCACTCGGGGCCAGTGAGGAAGCGGGACATCAGGCCAGTCGGCGCTTGACCTGACCTGTGATTGCCCAGCCTACCGCCTGGACCTGACGCCCCGCTGAAATCCCGGCCGCAATTGCCCACCGGACCTGAAGGGAAGGTCCGCGCCTGACCGCCACAGGCAGAGGAGAGGCCGGACATCGCAGTCCCGGCCTCTCCTCTGTCGGTCGTTTCCGGCCGTCTTTACAGGGCTTCGAGCATCAGGCGGTCCGGGTTTTCCAGCAGGCGGATCACTTCCCGGCAGAAGCGCGCGGCCTCGGCGCCGTCCACGAGGCGGTGATCGAACGACAGACTCAGGTACATCATGTGCGCCACGACGATGTTGTCGTACTCGTCCACGATGGGGCGCTTCACGATGGAATGCACGCCCAGGATCGCGGCGTCCGGCACGTTGATGATCGGGAACGAGAACAGCGCCCCGATGGACCCGATGTTCGTGACGCTGAAGGTGCTGCCCGCCAGTTCGTCCGCCTGGAGTTTCCCGGCCTGCGCGCGCCCGGCGATGTCCGTGACCTCGCGCGCCAGTTCGAACAGGCTCTTGTGGTTCACGTCCCGGATGACCGGCACGGTCAGGCCCGCGTCCGTGGCGACCGCCATGCCGATGTTGTAGTAGCGCTTCTGCACGATCTCCTGCGTGGCCTCGTCGAAGGAGGTGTTCAGGCTCGGGTACTTGCGC
The DNA window shown above is from Deinococcus sp. LM3 and carries:
- a CDS encoding response regulator transcription factor, with amino-acid sequence MLAQILVVEDDPHLGPLLKEYLSGEYQVHHAGTLKDAQAWLGTHTAQLILLDLNLPDGDGLDLVQALRQYSSTPVLVLSARSGVQERVAGLNAGADDYLTKPFAMPELDARITALLRRTAAGSGVNLGNTSLSTSSLLLTVDDKHTNLTEHEARILELMMRTPERVFSRADIESHLYGWETPNSNSVEVRISQLRKKLEHAGSDLRIRTIRNVGYVLQA
- the dnaA gene encoding chromosomal replication initiator protein DnaA codes for the protein MSQEIWADVLGYVRKNISEVEYHTWFAPVKNLGVQEGSLVLGVRNSFAQEWFRKHYLELLEDALRSLGAQNPQVSFQVLPAAQDALLLPSDPPPPPPAPAGRAAPAPSPVENRKVLNPKYTFENFVVGPNNNLAHAAALAVAESPGKAYNPLFIYGDVGLGKTHLMHAVGHYMTERFPGKRIEYVSTESFTNDLINAIREDRMTQFRNRYRSVDLLLVDDIQFLAGKERTQEEFFHTFNALYENHKQIILSSDRPPKDIQTLEGRLRSRFEWGLITDIQSPEYETRVAILKMNAEHNRIDIPQEVLELIARQVTSNIRELEGALMRVVAFSSLNNVPFSRAVAAKALSNVFTPQEVKVEMMDVLKQVAAHYNMPPDVIRGSGRVREVVLPRQVAQYLIRELTDHSLPEIGQFFGRDHSTVMHAISKVTEQVGRDPEITAAVETLRRRMQGLADDENEA
- the dnaN gene encoding DNA polymerase III subunit beta — translated: MNVHVTKKILSEGLGLLERVVPSRSSNPLLTALKVEATEAGLTLSGTNLEIDLSCFVPAEVRNPQNFVVPAHLFAQIVRNLGGELVELELSGAELAVRAGGSDFKLQTGDLDAYPPLSFPSQADVSLDATELARAFSSVRYAASNEAFQAVFRGIKLEHRPEGARVVASDGYRVAIRDFPASGDGRNLIIPARSVDELIRVLKDGEARFTYGDGLLSVTTDRVHMNLKLLDGDFPDYERVIPKDIKLQVTLPATALKEAVNRVAVLADKNANNRVEFLVSEGKLRLAAEGDYGRAQDTLDVVQGGTEPAMSLAFNARHVLDALGPIEGEAELLFSGSTSPAIFRAAGGGGYMAVMVTLRV
- the dprA gene encoding DNA-processing protein DprA translates to MTSRPLFADLHAPSAPEELLALLTLRFTPGLGPRRTESLRVHFGSAHAALRAPRSELRGVPGLDTRSLAAIGTPKAAEQAQAELTEAARLGVTLLGRGLDGYPPALDALEDAPAVLWVLGDLPDLPVVPRAIGIVGTRAASPHAVSLTRTVAADLARAGVVVVSGLARGVDTAAHGAAVEAGGVSVGVLGSAVNVIYPRENERLAERLTLISEYPLGTGPAQHHFPTRNRLIAALSAGTLVVEGERKSGSLITATHALECGRTVFAVPGRAGDPRAAGPHALIRDGAVLTESAADILTEFGWGSVPQQPALNLPPEQAQVLAAINAPATLDDLQARARLPLTDVQTALVMLQLAGLVEEVGGRWSRR
- a CDS encoding HAMP domain-containing sensor histidine kinase, with the translated sequence MTPAARPVTPPDGSRRAALLVPGGGLVSARVAWRHSLRFRLALTYSLLALVLILLTSLGVVTLLLSRMDQQFTDRLNERADTLAEAFTGAQQGLGRTAGSASAYTMLIDTQGVVYATSPILREFNDAPFPFGTQGQVTVQDTSVRAVQRPVGDFGTIWVGLPEVDLIAARQSALSALLLALIVVPLLLLLTGWWVGRRALSGLEHAANLADRIDPTRSLATLPLPAQEDEVHRLLTAINRLLVRIEDGQVREKQLLGQIVHELGAPLTVLKASLQRAEERTNDPEVQRASLVADELTFTTQDLMQLARGELEMKLAWHYIPARTLRGRVDRLVPGTTFTGDWEGGILCDPDRLTQALRNLLANARRAAGMDGTVTLNLTETPEWLTFTVRDSGPGLPPELGEQIFQPFVSGAGSSGLGLSVSRQIALMHGGTLTGENHPEGGALFTLAIPGAALGDDSDEPDEVEETDLLNEPPLPARS
- a CDS encoding NAD-dependent epimerase/dehydratase family protein, with the protein product MDILILGGTQFVGRHIVLAFLAGGHRVSILTRGQSPDELPENVERLRGDRGEAGGLDALAERRWDACVDVSGYTPAAVRASAVELRDRVGRYVFVSTVSVYAEPGRHPVREDDPLLPPAPAEQTEVTGASYGPLKVACEQIVQEVFGDRATILRPQIVAGPFDHTARYPYWPDRAAGGGGETLLPGDGEDHVQVIDARDLAAFTVRVVAQSVTGVFNVAGPRLSWAAFAGVLGIRHPVWVPADALERLGLGFRELPLFIPESGEQAGLMDVSADRALTAGLTLRDPAVTARDTRAWSAGADLTYALTPEREAQALAAWREEQAR